From Acomys russatus chromosome 25, mAcoRus1.1, whole genome shotgun sequence, a single genomic window includes:
- the Alox15b gene encoding polyunsaturated fatty acid lipoxygenase ALOX15B produces the protein MAKFRVRVSTGEACGAGTWDKVSVSIVGTEGESPLIPLDHLGKEFTAGAEEDFKVTLPQDVGAVLLLRVHKEPPELHLPLGSLPRDAWFCRWFQLEWLPGAALRFPCYQWLDGAADLVLREGAAKVSWEDHHPVLQHQRQEELKARKELYSWKTYVEGWPRCLDQEAVKDLDLNIKYSATKNARFHFKAWTAFTEMKIKGFLDRTGLWRSLREMRRMFNFHRTPTAEYVFAHWQEDAFFASQFLNGLNPVLIRRCRSLPENFPVTDEMVAPALGPGTSLQAELEKGSLFLVDHGILSGVQTNVINGKRQFSAAPMTLLHQSSGSGPLLPIAIQLKQTPGPDNPIFLPSDDKWDWLLAKTWVRNAEFSVHEALTHLLHSHLLPEVFALATLRQLPHCHPLFKLLIPHIRYTLHINTLARKLLIAPGQVIDRSTGLGTRGFSELIKRSMARLNYSILCLPEDIRARGVEDIPGYYYRDDGMRIWGAIKSFVSEIVSIYYPSDTSVREDQELQAWVREIFSEGFLGRESSGVPSLLDTQEALVQYITMVIFTCSAKHAAVSAGQFDFCVWMPNLPPTMQLPPPTSKGQARPEGFIAALPPVNATCDIITALWMLSKEPGDRRPLGHYPDEYFTEDAPRRSMAAFQRQLVQISSAIRERNRSLPLPYAYLDPPLIENSVSI, from the exons ATGGCTAAATTCAGAGTTAGAGTATCCACCGGGGAGGCCTGCGGGGCTGGCACATGGGACAAAGTGTCTGTCAGCATCGTGGGAACCGAGGGAGAGAGCCCTTTAATACCGCTGGACCATCTGGGCAAGGAGTTCACTGCCGGTGCT GAAGAAGACTTCAAGGTGACGCTCCCCCAGGACGTTGGCGCCGTGCTGCTGCTCCGCGTGCACAAGGAGCCCCCGGAGCTGCACCTCCCGCTTGGGTCCCTCCCGCGGGACGCCTGGTTCTGCCGCTGGTTCCAACTGGAGTGGCTGCCCGGGGCTGCGCTCCGCTTCCCGTGCTATCAGTGGCTGGACGGGGCGGCCGATCTGGTGCTGCGAGAGGGAGCAG ccAAGGTCTCCTGGGAAGACCACCACCCTGTGCTCCAGCACCAGCGCCAGGAGGAGCTGAAGGCCAGGAAGGAGTTGTACAG CTGGAAGACTTATGTTGAAGGTTGGCCTCGATGCCTCGACCAGGAGGCTGTGAAGGACCTGGACCTCAACATCAAGTACTCTGCAACCAAGAACGCCAGATTCCACTTCAAAGCCTGGACCGC GTTCACAGAGATGAAGATCAAAGGGTTCTTGGACCGCACAGGACTCTGGAGGAGcctgagggagatgaggaggatgtTTAACTTCCACAGGACTCCAACAGCAG AGTATGTGTTTGCACACTGGCAGGAAGATGCCTTCTTTGCCTCCCAGTTCCTAAACGGCCTCAACCCAGTCCTGATCCGCCGCTGTCGCAGCCTCCCAGAGAACTTCCCAGTCACTGATGAAATGGTGGCCCCCGCGCTGGGCCCCGGGACAAGCCTGCAGGCTGAGCTGGAG AAGGGCTCCCTGTTCTTGGTGGATCATGGCATCCTTTCTGGAGTCCAAACCAATGTCATCAATGGAAAGCGTCAGTTCTCCGCAGCCCCGATGACCCTCTTACACCAGAGCTCGGGGTCCGGGCCCCTGCTCCCCATCGCCATCCAG CTCAAACAGACTCCTGGGCCCGATAACCCCATCTTCCTGCCCAGCGATGACAAGTGGGACTGGCTGCTGGCCAAGACCTGGGTGCGCAATGCCGAGTTTTCTGTCCACGAGGCCCTCACACATCTGCTGCACTCACACCTCCTGCCAGAAGTCTTTGCTCTGGCCACGCTACGTCAGCTGCCCCACTGCCACCCACTCTTTAAG CTGCTGATCCCCCACATCCGGTACACACTACACATCAACACGCTTGCCCGCAAGCTGCTCATCGCCCCTGGGCAGGTGATAGACAGG TCCACAGGCCTCGGCACCAGGGGATTCTCTGAGCTGATAAAGAGAAGCATGGCGCGACTGAACTATTCTATCCTGTGTCTCCCCGAAGACATCCGAGCCCGAGGTGTGGAAGACATCCCAGGCTACTATTACCGAGATGATGGGATGCGGATCTGGGGAGCAATAAAGAG CTTCGTCTCTGAGATCGTCAGCATCTACTACCCGAGTGATACATCTGTCCGAGAAGACCAAGAGCTCCAGGCCTGGGTGAGGGAGATCTTCTCTGAGGGTTTCCTTGGGCGAGAAAGCTCAG GTGTCCCCTCCTTGTTGGATACCCAGGAAGCCCTGGTCCAGTATATCACCATGGTGATATTCACCTGCTCGGCCAAGCACGCAGCCGTGAGTGCAGGCCAG TTTGACTTCTGTGTCTGGATGCCCAACCTGCCACCTACCATGCAGCTGCCACCCCCTACTTCCAAAGGCCAGGCTCGGCCCGAGGGGTTCATAGCCGCTCTCCCGCCAGTCAATGCCACCTGTGACATCATCACTGCCCTCTGGATGCTAAGCAAAGAGCCTGGGGACCGA AGGCCCCTGGGCCACTACCCAGATGAATACTTCACGGAGGACGCCCCACGCCGAAGCATGGCTGCCTTCCAGAGACAGTTGGTCCAGATCTCTAGTGCCATCAGGGAACGGAACCGAAGCCTGCCACTGCCCTATGCCTACCTGGACCCTCCCCTCATTGAGAACAGTGTCTCCATCTGA